A stretch of the Nicotiana tabacum cultivar K326 chromosome 6, ASM71507v2, whole genome shotgun sequence genome encodes the following:
- the LOC107785790 gene encoding 21 kDa protein-like, translated as MAAAKLLFLAAVLSLFYLSGAADTATSFIKNSCKPTTYPDLCVASLSGYAPTIKNSQEQLIKTALSVSLDRAQSTKGFVSKLLKFKGLKPREYAAIKDCIEETSDSVDRLSKSVSELKEVDHSRGKDFLWHISNVETWVSAAITDENTCTDGFAGRALNGRIKASIRNRIANLAQVTSNALALINQYAAKH; from the coding sequence ATGGCCGCAGCAAAGCTTCTATTTCTTGCAGCTGTGCTCTCTCTCTTCTACCTCTCCGGCGCGGCGGATACCGCCACCAGTTTCATCAAAAACTCTTGCAAACCCACAACGTATCCCGATCTGTGCGTCGCTTCTCTTTCCGGTTACGCACCAACCATAAAGAACAGCCAAGAACAGCTAATCAAAACAGCCTTGTCCGTAAGCCTGGACAGAGCCCAATCCACAAAGGGATTCGTAAGCAAGCTCTTGAAATTCAAGGGATTAAAGCCCAGAGAATACGCAGCTATTAAAGATTGCATAGAGGAGACAAGTGATAGTGTAGATCGGCTAAGCAAATCGGTGAGTGAGCTCAAGGAAGTGGACCATAGCCGTGGGAAGGATTTCTTGTGGCATATTAGCAACGTGGAGACATGGGTCAGTGCTGCTATCACCGATGAGAATACTTGTACCGATGGGTTTGCGGGTCGGGCCTTAAATGGTAGAATTAAGGCTTCGATTAGAAACCGGATCGCTAATCTAGCTCAGGTCACTAGCAATGCACTGGCCTTAATCAACCAATATGCTGCAAAGCATTAA